From Topomyia yanbarensis strain Yona2022 chromosome 1, ASM3024719v1, whole genome shotgun sequence, one genomic window encodes:
- the LOC131676186 gene encoding uncharacterized protein LOC131676186: MDVEFDILYKSLLVHHLERDEIAHELAIRGIEFTEAETRAALARRLREQIKTEKNSDIRDIDFNRLDTTVDEEIKLIDRKIKDIRDYLRNPRRYEGSREALKTRLVHCFARVKRVAENTDEEEDLNDVDSLVSCIRGAFNMHFSFFSAIGQQEIATQLNQSMANMSIGPAGSNIDRKSTASSSQNDDNDFVTPGEHLKRNLKSLDNFSTGWNIPMNNWFPWMTQPGAYPWMFGPPQMQTWPAQKVLHFSAADSASNQVDPVIDKNREIFVKSKNKSSSPKSSRKSKPVSETSSETESGCSTDRTQYSSRRSNRNVRVNNNRREYRPGPRSGKCRPVSDWRLKYDGSDDGQLLMKFLREVEFYAKSENMSTRELFRSAIHLFSGPAKSWYMTGFENDDFSSWEELKEELKREFLSPDHDHTSEIRAIARKQGPREKFQDYFLDIQKIFNSLTKPMTERKKFEIVFRNMRAEYKGHAVSSEIDNLADLKKFGRRLDATYWYKYQPHANENNPRGKQVNEIETGAKRKQKAKPDNEQYKSRVFNNSKSRANISDEEIKRVPNSQQGSERDRPQGLQIVLDNYQVPKDGVCFNCRLKGHHARECDRPRHQYCQRCGFHDVDTDTCPFCKKNAVKTVPEGKPVCRS, encoded by the coding sequence ATGGATGTTGAATTTGATATTCTGTATAAAAGTTTGCTCGTTCATCACCTGGAAAGGGATGAAATCGCACACGAGCTCGCGATCCGCGGAATAGAATTTACGGAAGCTGAAACGCGAGCAGCCCTCGCGCGGCGTTTGAGGGAACAAATTAAAACAGAGAAGAACAGTGATATCCGCGATATTGATTTCAATCGGCTTGATACAACGGTCGATGAAGAGATCAAGCTTATAGATAGAAAGATTAAGGACATTAGAGATTATTTAAGAAATCCCAGAAGGTACGAAGGGTCACGTGAAGCGTTAAAAACTAGGCTTGTACATTGCTTCGCGCGCGTTAAACGAGTGGCGGAAAATACGGATGAGGAGGAAGATTTAAACGATGTAGATTCGCTAGTGTCGTGCATTCGCGGTGCGTTTAATATGCATTTCTCTTTTTTCTCGGCAATAGGCCAGCAAGAAATTGCAACCCAATTAAATCAGTCGATGGCGAATATGTCCATCGGCCCCGCCGGTTCGAATATCGATAGGAAATCAACTGCGTCGTCTAGTCAAAACGACGATAACGATTTCGTAACCccgggagaacatttaaaacgaAACCTTAAATCATTAGACAATTTTTCGACTGGTTGGAATATTCCAATGAACAATTGGTTCCCATGGATGACGCAACCTGGTGCATACCCATGGATGTTTGGACCCCCACAAATGCAAACATGGCCTGCTCAGAAAGTGCTTCATTTTAGTGCAGCAGATAGTGCGTCCAACCAAGTAGACCCTGTGATTGACAAGAATAGGGAAATTTTCGTCAAAAGCAAAAATAAGAGTTCGTCACCCAAGTCGTCGCGAAAAAGTAAACCAGTTTCAGAGACATCGTCTGAAACCGAATCCGGTTGCTCGACGGATAGAACGCAATATAGCTCGCGGAGATCGAATCGAAATGTCAGGGTTAATAATAATCGTCGGGAGTATAGACCAGGACCGAGATCAGGGAAGTGTAGGCCAGTGTCAGACTGGAGACTAAAATACGACGGGTCCGATGACGGTCAGttgttaatgaaatttttacgggAAGTTGAGTTCTACGCGAAGTCGGAAAATATGTCCACCAGAGAATTGTTCCGTTCAGCAATTCATCTGTTTAGTGGACCGGCGAAATCGTGGTACATGACGGGTTTCGAGAATGATGATTTCTCATCTTGGGAAGAGCTTAAAGAAGAACTCAAGAGGGAATTTTTGAGTCCGGATCACGACCACACGAGCGAAATACGCGCGATCGCGAGAAAGCAGGGTCCCCGCGAAAAATTTCAGGATTATTTTCTGGACAtacagaaaattttcaactcGTTAACCAAGCCTATGACAGAACGCAAGAAGTTTGAAATCGTGTTTCGTAATATGCGCGCGGAATATAAAGGCCATGCGGTGTCGTCAGAAATCGACAACTTGGCTGATCTCAAGAAATTTGGCAGACGGTTAGATGCCACCTATTGGTATAAATACCAACCCCACGCGAACGAGAACAATCCCCGGGGGAAGCAGGTTAACGAAATCGAAACCGGCGCGAAACGGAAACAGAAAGCTAAGCCCGACAACGAACAGTACAAATCGCGAGTCTTTAATAACTCCAAATCGCGCGCGAACATTTCGGATGAGGAGATTAAACGTGTGCCGAACTCGCAACAGGGTAGTGAAAGGGATCGACCACAGGGACTGCAAATTGTGCTGGATAACTATCAAGTACCGAAAGACGGCGTTTGTTTCAACTGTCGCCTCAAAGGCCACCATGCTCGAGAGTGTGACAGACCGCGACACCAATATTGTCAACGATGTGGCTTTCATGATGTGGATACCGACACTTGTCCCTTCTGTAAAAAAAACGCAGTCAAGACTGTCCCGGAGGGCAAGCCAGTCTGCCGCTCATAA